Proteins encoded within one genomic window of Conchiformibius steedae:
- a CDS encoding cell division protein ZapA, whose translation MNIEQINVSILNRRFTIGTPEAERGTLLQAVELLNQKIMAIQGAGRNMETDKVVIMAALNLTHDLLKQINENKALAETQIGGKIDALIELCNGALK comes from the coding sequence ATGAATATCGAACAAATCAATGTTTCCATTTTAAACCGCCGCTTTACCATCGGTACGCCCGAAGCCGAGCGCGGCACGCTGTTGCAGGCGGTGGAATTGCTCAATCAAAAAATCATGGCGATTCAAGGCGCGGGGCGCAATATGGAAACCGATAAAGTGGTGATTATGGCGGCGCTGAACCTGACCCACGATTTACTGAAGCAGATTAACGAAAATAAAGCGTTGGCAGAAACCCAAATCGGCGGTAAAATAGATGCCTTGATTGAGTTGTGCAACGGCGCACTCAAATAG
- a CDS encoding M16 family metallopeptidase produces MTRTLIALLLAAAMPAAWAKTVKTTLDNGMTVIIREDTRAPVATAQLWYRVGSVDEHLGKSGLSHALEHMMFKGTPAVPSGEFSRRISALGGNNNAYTSSSETVYHQTFAKQHLPEVLKLEADRMANLNFSDQEFDNEMKVIREERRQRIDDNPTGSLYEQLNLRAFQKPANRTAVIGTMKDLYQLKAGDLRQWYRQWYAPNNATLVIVGDVNADAALAEVKQQFAALPARQLPTRHNLHEDEIRQAASARTTGNTKQPIFIIGYRVPHLQHLDDKLPYALDMLTNILDGHSAARFDKNLIRGQQLALEISTGYSLFGRHPQLWLVSAMPSERSSVAQLRQAIEAQIADIAANGVSEEELARARVREESSAVYARDSMEGQASLIGTLETNGFSHADEDEIRRRIKAVSSADIQAAAKLLTDPRRQVFVRIDPRTAAAAKAKKK; encoded by the coding sequence ATGACCCGTACCTTAATTGCGCTGCTGTTGGCGGCGGCAATGCCCGCTGCTTGGGCAAAAACCGTGAAAACCACGCTGGATAACGGTATGACGGTAATTATCCGTGAAGACACCCGCGCACCTGTTGCCACGGCGCAGCTTTGGTATCGGGTGGGTTCGGTAGATGAACACCTTGGCAAAAGCGGTTTGAGTCACGCGCTGGAACACATGATGTTTAAAGGCACACCAGCTGTGCCGTCGGGCGAGTTTTCGCGCCGTATTTCGGCTTTGGGCGGCAATAATAATGCTTATACCAGCAGCAGCGAAACGGTTTATCATCAAACGTTTGCCAAGCAGCATTTGCCCGAAGTGCTGAAGCTGGAAGCCGACCGCATGGCAAACCTGAATTTTAGCGACCAAGAATTTGACAACGAAATGAAGGTTATCCGCGAAGAACGCCGTCAGCGCATTGATGATAACCCCACGGGCAGTTTATACGAACAATTGAATTTACGCGCCTTTCAAAAACCCGCCAACCGCACAGCCGTGATTGGCACAATGAAGGATTTGTACCAATTAAAAGCGGGCGATTTGCGCCAATGGTATCGGCAATGGTACGCACCCAATAATGCCACCTTGGTGATTGTGGGCGATGTGAATGCCGATGCCGCTTTGGCGGAAGTCAAACAGCAGTTTGCTGCCCTACCCGCCCGCCAACTGCCAACACGCCACAATCTGCATGAAGACGAAATCCGCCAAGCCGCCAGCGCGCGCACCACAGGCAACACCAAACAGCCGATTTTTATTATCGGCTACCGCGTACCGCATTTGCAGCATTTAGACGACAAACTGCCCTATGCGCTGGATATGCTGACCAATATTTTAGACGGACACAGCGCGGCACGTTTTGATAAAAACCTGATTCGCGGACAACAATTGGCTTTGGAAATTTCCACAGGCTATTCTCTGTTCGGGCGACACCCGCAATTGTGGCTGGTGAGTGCCATGCCTTCCGAACGCAGCAGTGTGGCACAGCTGCGCCAAGCCATTGAAGCGCAAATTGCCGACATCGCCGCCAACGGTGTCAGCGAAGAAGAATTGGCGCGCGCCCGCGTGCGTGAAGAATCGTCTGCCGTGTATGCCCGCGACAGCATGGAAGGTCAGGCTTCGTTGATTGGCACACTGGAAACCAACGGTTTCAGCCACGCCGATGAAGACGAAATCCGCCGCCGCATCAAAGCCGTAAGTTCTGCCGATATTCAAGCTGCCGCCAAGCTGCTTACCGACCCGCGCCGTCAGGTATTTGTGCGGATTGACCCGCGCACCGCCGCTGCCGCCAAAGCCAAGAAAAAATAA
- the tldD gene encoding metalloprotease TldD has translation MPVFQTVSQQLLQNNRLCADALAQSLARIGTHHVDYADIYCQRTAYESWHLDDGIVKSGNFHIDQGVGVRAVSGDKTAFAYADSLTPEAVRRAADTVRVIGAAGNHTPVRAPVTAAGKQVHGTDNPILGLDSAAKVALLNRVEQLAKAADPRIVQVMAGLVCEHDMVYIARLDGKHAADIRPLVRLSVTVIAQQGNRREQGSAGGGGRFGLAYFDDGKLKEYVDKAVKQALINLESRPAPAGEMTVVLGNGWPGVLLHEAVGHGLEGDFNRKQTSAFSGRLGERVAAKGVTVIDQGDIADRRGSLNIDDEGNETRRTVLIEDGILTGYMQDETNARLMGVPVTGNGRRESYSATVMPRMTNTFMENGSHHPQEIIESIDKGIYAVNFGGGQVDITSGKFVFVASEAWWVENGKLQYPVKGATIIGNGPEVLKHVSMIGNDTALDTGVGVCGKDGQSVPVGVGQPTLRIDAGLTVGGSEV, from the coding sequence ATGCCTGTTTTTCAAACGGTTTCCCAACAGCTTTTGCAAAACAACCGTTTGTGTGCCGATGCGCTGGCGCAAAGCCTTGCCCGTATCGGTACGCACCATGTTGATTATGCGGATATTTATTGCCAACGCACCGCTTACGAAAGCTGGCATTTGGATGACGGTATCGTTAAATCGGGCAATTTTCATATTGACCAAGGGGTAGGGGTGCGTGCGGTGTCGGGAGACAAGACGGCGTTTGCCTATGCCGACAGCCTGACCCCCGAAGCAGTGCGCCGTGCGGCGGATACGGTGCGCGTGATTGGCGCAGCAGGCAATCACACGCCTGTGCGCGCGCCTGTGACGGCAGCGGGCAAGCAGGTACACGGTACGGACAACCCGATTTTGGGCTTGGATTCGGCGGCGAAAGTGGCGTTGCTGAACCGTGTGGAACAACTTGCCAAAGCTGCTGACCCGCGCATTGTGCAGGTGATGGCGGGGCTGGTGTGCGAACACGATATGGTTTACATCGCTCGTTTGGACGGCAAACACGCTGCCGATATCCGTCCTTTGGTGCGTTTGAGTGTAACGGTGATTGCCCAGCAGGGCAACCGCCGCGAACAGGGCAGCGCAGGCGGCGGCGGGCGTTTTGGTTTGGCGTATTTTGACGATGGCAAATTAAAAGAATATGTGGATAAAGCGGTGAAACAGGCTTTAATTAATTTGGAATCGCGCCCTGCGCCTGCGGGGGAAATGACGGTGGTGTTGGGCAACGGCTGGCCGGGTGTATTGCTGCATGAAGCGGTGGGACATGGTTTGGAAGGCGATTTTAACCGCAAACAAACCAGTGCGTTTTCAGGCAGATTGGGCGAGCGCGTGGCAGCCAAAGGCGTAACCGTGATTGACCAAGGGGATATTGCCGACAGGCGCGGTTCGTTAAATATTGATGACGAAGGCAATGAAACCCGCCGCACCGTATTGATTGAAGACGGTATTTTAACAGGCTATATGCAGGACGAAACCAATGCGCGGCTGATGGGCGTGCCTGTAACGGGCAACGGTCGCCGCGAAAGCTATTCTGCCACCGTGATGCCGCGCATGACCAATACCTTTATGGAAAACGGCAGCCACCACCCGCAAGAAATTATTGAAAGCATCGATAAAGGCATTTACGCGGTCAATTTTGGCGGCGGACAAGTGGATATTACCAGCGGCAAATTTGTATTTGTGGCATCGGAAGCGTGGTGGGTAGAAAACGGCAAATTGCAATATCCCGTTAAAGGCGCAACCATTATCGGCAATGGTCCTGAAGTGTTGAAACACGTTTCCATGATTGGCAACGATACCGCGCTGGATACAGGCGTGGGGGTGTGCGGTAAAGACGGACAAAGCGTGCCTGTGGGCGTGGGACAACCCACTTTGCGGATTGATGCAGGGCTGACGGTGGGTGGCAGCGAAGTTTAA
- a CDS encoding helix-turn-helix domain-containing protein, translating to MKINEKVKKLRELHHFSQEEMAEKLNLSTSGYAKIEKGERGLDLHKLERIATVFGIELTDLLEISDNSVVCLINENSHHHNHNHYGNQKLEFMIEKLNLQLEHYCELIKQKDKEIEILNKLIAALEAK from the coding sequence ATGAAAATCAACGAAAAAGTTAAAAAACTTCGTGAGTTGCATCATTTTTCTCAAGAAGAAATGGCGGAGAAATTGAATTTGTCTACAAGTGGTTATGCTAAAATTGAAAAGGGGGAGCGTGGTTTGGATTTACATAAATTGGAACGTATTGCAACTGTTTTCGGTATTGAATTGACGGATTTGCTGGAAATTAGCGATAACAGTGTTGTCTGTTTGATTAATGAGAATTCTCATCATCACAACCATAATCATTATGGGAATCAAAAATTGGAATTTATGATTGAGAAATTGAATTTACAATTGGAGCATTATTGTGAGCTAATTAAGCAAAAAGATAAGGAAATTGAGATATTGAATAAGCTGATTGCGGCTTTGGAAGCCAAATAA
- a CDS encoding SanA/YdcF family protein — protein sequence MTRMMMTLIVFFGMVAAAAAWLASAQVHRFSAPYIGSDPERVPERKAALLLGTAPQLEDGSRNLYFDYRISAAAKLYRQGKIRHIIASGSNLKHDANEPDTMIAELVKQGVPAEKITADYAGLRTLDSVLRARDVFGQNSFIVISQKFHNERAVYLARAHGMDVYGYNAADVGKMAGWKTRLREYGARLKMFWDLKTDKTAKYEGDKIVLPDD from the coding sequence ATGACCAGAATGATGATGACACTGATTGTATTTTTCGGCATGGTTGCCGCTGCCGCCGCATGGCTGGCTTCCGCCCAAGTTCACCGTTTTAGCGCACCCTATATTGGTTCCGACCCCGAGCGCGTTCCCGAACGCAAAGCCGCGCTGTTGTTGGGGACTGCCCCACAATTGGAAGACGGTAGCCGCAACCTGTATTTTGACTACCGCATCAGCGCCGCCGCCAAGCTGTACCGCCAAGGCAAAATCCGCCACATTATCGCCAGCGGCAGCAATCTAAAACACGATGCCAACGAACCCGACACCATGATTGCCGAATTGGTTAAACAAGGCGTGCCTGCTGAAAAAATCACTGCCGATTATGCGGGTTTGCGTACCCTTGATTCCGTGCTGCGGGCGCGTGATGTATTTGGACAAAACAGCTTTATTGTGATTTCCCAAAAGTTCCACAACGAACGTGCCGTGTATTTGGCACGCGCCCACGGCATGGACGTGTATGGCTACAACGCCGCCGATGTCGGCAAAATGGCGGGGTGGAAAACCCGTTTGCGCGAATACGGTGCGCGTTTAAAAATGTTTTGGGATTTAAAAACAGACAAAACCGCCAAATACGAAGGCGACAAAATCGTTTTGCCCGATGATTGA
- a CDS encoding adenylyltransferase/cytidyltransferase family protein: protein MSAYPLPDFEQKIIPPEQLDGILSQLPRPLVFTNGCFDILHRGHVTYLAQARALGKCMILALNTDASVKRQGKGDDRPVNPLAQRAAVAAALQSVDYVTWFDDDTPAALIEHIRPDVLVKGGDWTPDRIIGAAETLARGGSVHSIPFLHATSTTQTLARIRRTQAAAL from the coding sequence ATGTCTGCCTATCCGCTGCCCGATTTTGAACAAAAAATCATTCCCCCCGAACAACTTGACGGCATCTTATCCCAATTGCCGCGCCCTTTGGTGTTTACCAATGGCTGTTTTGATATTCTGCACCGTGGACACGTTACCTATCTGGCACAGGCGCGCGCCTTGGGCAAATGTATGATTTTGGCATTGAATACCGATGCTTCGGTCAAACGTCAGGGCAAGGGCGACGACCGTCCCGTCAATCCCTTGGCACAACGCGCTGCCGTTGCCGCTGCTTTGCAAAGTGTGGATTATGTCACATGGTTTGATGACGACACCCCTGCGGCATTGATTGAGCATATCCGCCCCGATGTATTGGTAAAAGGCGGCGATTGGACACCCGACCGCATCATCGGCGCAGCCGAAACCTTGGCGCGTGGCGGCAGCGTACACAGCATTCCCTTTTTACACGCCACTTCCACCACCCAAACACTCGCCCGCATCCGCCGCACCCAAGCTGCTGCCTTATGA
- a CDS encoding beta-ketoacyl-ACP synthase, with the protein MKTKVYLSRPAVVSALGAGMDNHLNALFAPPAASPLRNSDAWVAGKTRAFGAFDGELRPFPHDLPDTFRSRNNQLLWHALAQIETQIHALIRRYGKDRVAVVMGTSVSGADENIAFLQNVADGGDWDGMPFKQQQQLMSAPADFIAHVYGLTGLCYGVSTACTSGARALISAARLLNSQMCDAVVCGGVDTLSPLTINGFESLEVLSAGLAQPFSAHRDGINIGEAAAVFVMTREALPDSLPLLGYGSSSDAYHMSSPRPDGQGAAQAFQAALDKAGVAADAVGWINLHGTGTRLNDAMESRAVAQVFGTATSATSTKPLTGHTLGAAGALEAALLWGVVSRTDNPQGRLPPQLGDGVRDSELPAILLTDAHSRWRAGRRIGASASFAFGGNNCVIMIGEHPV; encoded by the coding sequence ATGAAAACAAAAGTTTATTTAAGTCGTCCTGCCGTGGTTTCCGCCTTGGGCGCAGGCATGGACAACCATTTGAATGCCTTGTTCGCGCCGCCTGCGGCGTCGCCTTTGCGCAATTCCGATGCGTGGGTAGCAGGCAAAACCCGCGCTTTTGGCGCATTTGACGGCGAGTTGCGCCCCTTTCCGCACGATTTACCCGACACCTTCCGCAGCCGCAACAACCAATTGTTGTGGCACGCCTTGGCGCAGATTGAAACGCAGATTCACGCCCTGATTCGCCGTTATGGGAAAGACAGGGTAGCGGTGGTGATGGGTACGTCAGTCAGCGGCGCAGATGAAAATATTGCCTTTTTACAAAATGTTGCCGATGGCGGCGATTGGGACGGTATGCCGTTTAAACAGCAGCAGCAACTGATGTCCGCGCCTGCCGATTTTATCGCCCATGTTTATGGTTTAACAGGCTTGTGTTACGGCGTTTCTACTGCTTGCACTTCGGGGGCGCGTGCCTTAATCAGCGCCGCGCGATTGCTCAACAGTCAAATGTGTGATGCGGTGGTGTGTGGGGGCGTGGACACGCTTTCCCCTTTAACCATCAATGGCTTTGAATCTTTAGAAGTGTTGTCGGCAGGGCTGGCGCAACCGTTTTCCGCCCACCGCGACGGCATCAATATCGGCGAAGCAGCAGCGGTGTTTGTGATGACCCGCGAAGCCCTGCCCGACAGCTTGCCCTTGCTTGGTTATGGAAGCAGCAGCGATGCCTATCACATGTCGTCGCCACGCCCTGACGGACAAGGCGCAGCACAGGCATTTCAAGCCGCTTTGGATAAAGCAGGTGTGGCGGCAGACGCAGTCGGTTGGATTAACCTGCACGGTACAGGCACACGGCTAAACGATGCCATGGAAAGCCGTGCGGTGGCGCAAGTGTTTGGCACCGCCACGTCCGCCACGTCCACCAAACCCTTAACAGGGCATACTTTAGGCGCAGCAGGCGCATTGGAAGCCGCTTTGCTGTGGGGCGTGGTGTCCCGTACCGATAATCCGCAGGGCAGATTGCCCCCGCAGTTGGGCGACGGCGTGCGCGACAGCGAATTGCCCGCGATTTTGCTGACTGATGCCCACAGTCGCTGGCGTGCAGGCAGGCGCATCGGTGCGAGTGCTTCGTTTGCCTTTGGCGGTAATAATTGTGTGATTATGATAGGGGAACATCCGGTTTAA
- a CDS encoding thioester dehydrase encodes MNYPLKPVDAYVPHSGRMVLLDEISACDEHGLTARAAIRPDHILLPAAAPALPAYLGMEIMAQGVAAWAGIHAAERGEAVRLGFLLGTRKLNLHYAEIPVGTQLDVSVAQSWQDENGMGVFDCELRCRTPAAGHETAMPAGSLLVSGAMNVYSPRSEQVLQTLLNGA; translated from the coding sequence ATGAACTATCCGCTTAAACCCGTTGATGCCTATGTACCGCACAGCGGGCGCATGGTGTTGTTGGACGAGATTAGCGCGTGTGATGAACACGGTTTGACTGCCCGCGCCGCCATCCGCCCTGACCATATTTTGCTGCCTGCCGCCGCGCCTGCGCTGCCTGCTTATTTGGGAATGGAAATTATGGCACAAGGCGTAGCAGCATGGGCAGGCATACACGCTGCCGAACGCGGCGAAGCAGTGCGTTTGGGTTTTTTGTTGGGAACGCGCAAACTGAATCTGCATTATGCGGAAATTCCTGTGGGTACGCAGTTGGATGTGTCGGTGGCGCAGTCGTGGCAGGACGAAAACGGCATGGGTGTGTTTGATTGTGAACTGCGTTGTCGCACGCCCGCCGCAGGACACGAAACCGCCATGCCCGCAGGCAGCCTGCTGGTGTCGGGCGCAATGAATGTGTACAGCCCGCGCAGCGAACAGGTTTTGCAAACCTTGCTAAACGGTGCGTAA
- the fabG gene encoding 3-oxoacyl-ACP reductase FabG, whose amino-acid sequence MSQTILITGSNRGIGKAVAFALAQDGYDIVVHCRSRRSEAEAVAEQIRGLGRAARVLQFDVSDRAACRAVLEQDIENHGAYYGVVLNAGLTRDNAFPALSDEDWDSVLRTNLDGFYNVLHPVIMPMIRRRAAGRIVCMASVSGLAGNRGQVNYSASKAGLIGAAKALAVELAKRKITVNCVAPGLIDTEIVDERVPVDEILKAVPAQRMGTPEEVAHAVRFLMAEHAAYITRQVIAVNGGLC is encoded by the coding sequence ATGAGTCAAACCATTTTAATTACGGGTTCTAACCGTGGCATCGGCAAAGCCGTTGCCTTTGCCTTGGCGCAAGACGGTTACGATATTGTCGTGCATTGCCGCAGCCGCCGTAGCGAAGCGGAAGCCGTTGCCGAACAGATACGCGGGCTGGGACGTGCAGCGCGTGTGTTGCAGTTTGACGTATCCGACCGCGCCGCCTGCCGCGCCGTGTTGGAACAAGATATTGAAAACCACGGCGCGTATTACGGCGTGGTGCTGAATGCGGGATTAACCCGCGACAATGCCTTTCCCGCTTTAAGCGATGAGGACTGGGACAGCGTATTGCGTACCAATTTGGACGGTTTTTACAATGTGTTGCACCCCGTTATCATGCCGATGATACGCCGCCGTGCCGCCGGACGGATTGTGTGTATGGCTTCGGTGTCGGGGCTGGCGGGCAATCGCGGGCAAGTGAATTACAGTGCGTCCAAAGCAGGGCTGATTGGCGCAGCCAAAGCCTTGGCGGTGGAGCTGGCTAAACGCAAAATTACGGTAAACTGCGTTGCCCCCGGTTTGATTGATACCGAAATTGTGGATGAGCGCGTGCCGGTGGATGAAATTTTAAAAGCCGTTCCCGCGCAGCGCATGGGTACGCCCGAAGAAGTTGCCCACGCAGTACGTTTTTTAATGGCGGAACACGCCGCTTATATTACCCGTCAAGTGATTGCGGTAAACGGGGGATTGTGCTGA
- a CDS encoding beta-ketoacyl-ACP synthase: MQSKRVVITGVGAVCAFGREWDEIQAHLAAGKNAVKAMPQWSEFEELEALLAAPLPAYQTPAHWTRKQLRSMGPVAQYAVDAAEQALQNAGLLGSNLILNGNMGVAAGSSAGSTADILDVGLLLSHLPNQFNANTYVRMMPHTVAANIAIFFGLSGRVIPTSSACTSGSQGIGYAYEAIKYGKIPMMLAGGSEQLCPSEVYVFDSLYAASRRNDAPEATPRPYDADRDGLVIGEGACMMVLEELEHAQARGAQIIAEIVGYGANSDGTHITRPEKTTMQRCMELALADAGVAAAEIGYVCGHGTATEQGDIAETQATAAVFGRVPLSSPKSYLGHTLGACGALESWFAIEMMRGQWFAPTVNLDNPDPRCGEVDYIVGSGRKIDTQWVMNNNFAFGGVNTSLIFKRWD; this comes from the coding sequence ATGCAAAGCAAACGTGTGGTGATTACGGGCGTGGGCGCGGTGTGCGCGTTCGGGCGCGAGTGGGACGAGATACAGGCGCATTTGGCAGCGGGTAAAAATGCGGTGAAAGCCATGCCGCAGTGGTCGGAATTTGAAGAATTGGAAGCGCTGTTGGCTGCACCTTTGCCTGCTTACCAAACGCCCGCGCATTGGACACGCAAGCAGTTACGCAGCATGGGACCTGTGGCGCAATATGCGGTGGACGCGGCGGAACAAGCCTTACAAAACGCAGGTTTGCTGGGAAGTAATCTGATTTTAAACGGTAATATGGGCGTGGCAGCGGGTTCGTCTGCGGGCAGTACCGCCGATATTTTGGACGTGGGTTTGCTGTTGTCGCACCTGCCTAATCAGTTTAACGCCAATACTTATGTGCGTATGATGCCGCACACGGTGGCTGCCAATATCGCCATTTTTTTTGGTTTGAGCGGACGGGTAATTCCCACTTCCAGCGCCTGCACTTCAGGCAGCCAAGGCATTGGCTATGCTTATGAAGCGATTAAATACGGCAAAATTCCGATGATGCTGGCAGGCGGTTCGGAACAGCTTTGTCCTTCAGAAGTGTATGTGTTTGATTCTTTATACGCTGCCAGCCGCCGCAACGATGCGCCTGAAGCCACCCCGCGCCCTTATGATGCTGACCGTGATGGTTTAGTGATTGGCGAAGGCGCGTGCATGATGGTATTGGAAGAGCTGGAACACGCCCAAGCGCGTGGGGCGCAGATTATTGCCGAAATTGTCGGTTATGGCGCAAATTCAGATGGCACACACATTACCCGTCCCGAAAAAACCACCATGCAGCGTTGCATGGAACTGGCATTGGCGGATGCGGGCGTGGCAGCGGCGGAAATTGGTTATGTGTGCGGACACGGCACCGCCACCGAGCAGGGCGACATCGCCGAAACCCAAGCCACCGCCGCCGTATTTGGGCGTGTGCCTTTAAGTTCGCCCAAAAGCTATTTGGGACACACTTTGGGGGCGTGCGGGGCGTTGGAATCGTGGTTTGCCATAGAAATGATGCGCGGGCAATGGTTTGCACCCACGGTTAATTTGGATAATCCCGACCCGCGTTGCGGCGAAGTGGATTATATTGTCGGCAGCGGGCGCAAGATAGACACCCAATGGGTAATGAACAATAATTTTGCTTTTGGCGGCGTGAATACTTCTTTGATTTTTAAGCGTTGGGATTAG
- the sodA gene encoding superoxide dismutase [Mn], which translates to MAYTLPELGYAYDALEPHFDKETMEIHHSKHHQAYVNNANAALESLPEFAALSAEELIARLAELPADKQTALRNNAGGHANHSFFWKGLKTGTQLGGSLKAAIERDFGSVEAFQAEFEKAAATRFGSGWAWLVADGGKLKVVSTANQDSPLMGEAVAGCKGTPIIGLDVWEHAYYLKFQNRRPDYVKAFWSVVNWDEAQARFDAAA; encoded by the coding sequence ATGGCTTACACTTTGCCCGAACTGGGCTATGCCTACGATGCGTTGGAGCCGCATTTTGACAAAGAAACCATGGAAATCCACCACAGCAAACACCATCAGGCTTATGTAAACAACGCCAACGCTGCTTTGGAAAGCCTGCCCGAATTTGCTGCATTGTCTGCTGAAGAGCTGATTGCCCGCTTGGCGGAACTGCCTGCCGACAAACAAACCGCTTTGCGTAATAATGCGGGCGGTCATGCCAACCACAGCTTTTTCTGGAAAGGCTTGAAAACGGGTACGCAATTGGGCGGTAGCCTGAAAGCGGCGATTGAGCGTGATTTTGGCAGTGTGGAAGCTTTTCAAGCCGAATTTGAAAAAGCCGCTGCCACCCGTTTTGGTTCAGGCTGGGCGTGGCTGGTGGCAGATGGCGGCAAACTGAAAGTGGTTTCCACTGCCAACCAAGACAGCCCCTTGATGGGCGAAGCCGTAGCAGGCTGCAAAGGCACACCGATTATCGGTTTGGATGTATGGGAACACGCCTATTATTTGAAATTCCAAAACCGCCGTCCCGATTATGTTAAAGCATTTTGGAGCGTGGTCAACTGGGACGAGGCGCAAGCCCGTTTTGATGCTGCGGCTTAA
- the azu gene encoding azurin, translated as MKTPYISLMIAAALSLSACGGNKEETPQAAEQTPPPAAVAPAASSAAANIPPECTFTLSGGDDMKFDSNEIKVKSGCKEFAVTLKHSGKQPKQAMGHNLVISKAADKDGITADGTSSGVDNNYLKSNDERVLASTKLLGGGEEDTLVLNVSKLNKGEEYVFFCTFPGHASMMNGKVVLAD; from the coding sequence ATGAAAACCCCTTATATCAGTCTGATGATTGCCGCTGCCTTGTCATTAAGTGCCTGTGGTGGCAACAAAGAAGAAACCCCACAAGCCGCTGAACAAACCCCGCCCCCTGCTGCTGTTGCCCCTGCCGCCTCATCTGCCGCTGCCAATATTCCCCCCGAATGTACTTTTACATTAAGCGGCGGCGACGACATGAAATTTGACAGCAACGAAATCAAAGTCAAATCCGGCTGTAAAGAATTTGCCGTTACCTTGAAACACAGCGGCAAACAGCCCAAACAAGCCATGGGGCATAATTTAGTGATTAGCAAAGCTGCCGATAAAGACGGCATAACTGCTGACGGTACGTCTTCAGGTGTGGATAATAACTACCTGAAAAGCAACGATGAGCGCGTATTGGCTTCTACCAAGCTGTTGGGCGGCGGCGAAGAAGACACGCTGGTGTTAAACGTATCCAAGCTGAACAAAGGCGAAGAATACGTTTTCTTCTGCACCTTCCCCGGTCATGCCAGCATGATGAACGGCAAAGTGGTTTTGGCTGATTAA